One Chryseobacterium sp. StRB126 genomic region harbors:
- a CDS encoding tetratricopeptide repeat protein — MIKPILFLTVMTQFVFCKQADNNHIKNDNLSNKEVENHQPLKDTVRGDFNKDHKIDYLQILDKSPEEKQIIIFLQGENNKFSESKSFIISNDDFTEVEDPVNHLFISSGKPGEIIVMASCCGNFKTTETYYYKFIKDNWYLSKTSISTVDDDFIPKIKVDMNNLSSSIDNKTVDNKDIYQKEIKELKESSLSNFSKSLALLKSASKTNTLSKQNTVGLETVAEWLYFNPINENNINDYNDIAYYDSYTKDGNTTALFLLKEIIEKYPNRVVAWLNIGDSYWTADNKEKAKEAYLKYIELMKSQKKDISKIPQRVYDRTK, encoded by the coding sequence ATGATTAAACCTATTTTATTTTTAACAGTAATGACTCAGTTTGTTTTCTGTAAACAGGCAGACAACAATCATATAAAAAATGATAATTTATCTAATAAAGAGGTTGAAAATCATCAACCTCTAAAAGATACTGTGAGAGGAGATTTTAATAAGGATCATAAAATTGATTATCTTCAAATCTTGGATAAATCACCTGAAGAAAAACAAATTATAATTTTCTTACAAGGTGAAAATAATAAGTTTTCAGAATCAAAATCCTTTATTATCAGTAATGATGACTTCACTGAGGTAGAAGATCCTGTTAATCATTTATTTATTTCAAGCGGAAAACCTGGTGAAATAATAGTTATGGCTTCTTGTTGCGGAAATTTTAAAACAACAGAAACATACTATTATAAATTCATCAAAGATAACTGGTATCTTTCTAAAACTTCAATTTCAACGGTTGATGATGATTTTATTCCTAAAATTAAGGTAGATATGAATAATTTATCCAGCAGCATTGATAATAAAACGGTTGATAATAAAGATATTTACCAAAAAGAAATCAAAGAGTTAAAAGAAAGCTCATTATCCAATTTCAGCAAATCTTTGGCATTATTGAAATCAGCAAGTAAAACCAATACCTTAAGTAAGCAAAATACTGTTGGGTTGGAAACCGTTGCTGAGTGGCTTTATTTCAATCCAATTAATGAAAATAATATAAACGATTATAATGATATTGCCTATTATGATTCTTACACAAAAGATGGAAATACCACCGCTCTCTTTTTGTTAAAAGAAATCATTGAAAAGTATCCGAACAGAGTTGTAGCCTGGTTAAATATAGGAGATTCATATTGGACCGCTGATAATAAAGAAAAAGCAAAAGAAGCTTATCTTAAATATATTGAGTTGATGAAAAGTCAGAAAAAAGATATTTCAAAAATTCCTCAAAGAGTTTACGACCGAACTAAATAA
- a CDS encoding YIP1 family protein, protein MNWKTVFNPFERFDEKLLLLIGIIAMVFSIAIGYWTHTAFTSIYKISAIENTSLKTVVISTLLSFLIAIVILFILGKILNGKTRIIDIINTVLISQLFLLPIQCFGNASSIRLAGKSIIKYESNPTETFPFLDFLTMISITIISITVLIYSFTLFYNGFKTATNIKKWQHIVLFCIVSLVSTLACQIVINKII, encoded by the coding sequence ATGAACTGGAAAACCGTTTTTAATCCGTTTGAAAGGTTTGATGAAAAACTCCTTCTCCTTATCGGCATTATTGCCATGGTATTTTCTATTGCTATAGGATATTGGACTCATACTGCCTTTACGAGTATATACAAGATAAGTGCTATTGAAAATACTTCATTAAAAACGGTAGTCATTTCTACCCTACTCAGCTTTCTGATTGCTATTGTCATTCTTTTTATTTTAGGCAAAATTCTAAACGGAAAGACCAGAATCATTGATATCATTAACACCGTTTTAATATCTCAGCTTTTCCTGCTTCCTATACAATGTTTTGGAAACGCATCATCCATTAGACTGGCCGGAAAAAGCATTATCAAGTACGAGTCTAACCCCACAGAAACATTTCCTTTTCTGGATTTTCTGACCATGATTTCCATAACTATCATTTCTATTACTGTACTCATTTATAGTTTTACCCTTTTCTATAATGGTTTCAAAACCGCTACCAATATCAAAAAGTGGCAGCATATTGTACTCTTCTGTATTGTTTCATTGGTGAGCACGCTAGCATGCCAAATTGTAATTAATAAAATTATTTAA
- a CDS encoding DUF5991 domain-containing protein, with protein sequence MKKIFFTLTALSIISCKSLPEESSKDTSGSTLHTQWKGEYSISHDFGKLDENAEMTLDYDLTITKDSCTFGGLGYKTFFTDVCSITGNEKQIIVKYIRQIEGDPMSNHAPTDTLAVVSRKDGKYFLQSEVVPSKDWQYNTPILLKKKS encoded by the coding sequence ATGAAAAAAATATTTTTTACCCTTACTGCTCTGAGCATTATTTCCTGTAAAAGTCTTCCGGAAGAATCTTCAAAAGATACCTCCGGATCTACCCTTCATACTCAATGGAAGGGAGAATATTCCATCTCTCATGATTTTGGAAAACTGGATGAAAACGCTGAAATGACATTGGATTATGATTTAACCATCACCAAAGACAGCTGTACTTTTGGAGGGCTTGGCTATAAAACCTTTTTTACAGACGTTTGCAGCATCACCGGAAATGAAAAACAGATCATTGTAAAATACATCAGACAGATTGAAGGTGATCCTATGAGTAACCACGCTCCTACCGATACATTGGCAGTAGTATCCAGGAAAGACGGAAAATATTTTCTTCAAAGCGAAGTGGTTCCCAGTAAGGATTGGCAGTACAATACTCCGATTCTTCTCAAAAAGAAATCATAA
- a CDS encoding DUF2089 family protein: MKLPIICPSCDHTLNVSQMKCPSCKTEVSGDYELPVLLKLNRDEQDFILNFFLSSGSIKEMAKQAGLSYPTMRNKMDDLITKVEQLKNNL, translated from the coding sequence ATGAAGTTACCGATCATCTGCCCAAGCTGTGACCATACTCTTAACGTGAGCCAAATGAAATGCCCAAGCTGTAAAACTGAGGTAAGCGGAGACTATGAACTTCCGGTTCTTCTAAAGCTGAATCGTGATGAACAGGATTTTATCCTTAATTTTTTCCTGTCCAGCGGAAGCATTAAAGAAATGGCTAAACAGGCAGGTCTATCCTACCCAACCATGAGAAATAAAATGGATGACCTGATTACAAAGGTAGAACAATTAAAAAACAATCTATAA
- a CDS encoding SH3 domain-containing protein, producing the protein MKNILLFIFLLITLTCHSQDRKYAENGLIKLKKSFSNKKEKDFLENFPKDFQTFKNTFGWDDEKDSAEPLYDNSGAYIDYWFSLLQKPQYRHHETSITTISKNGKWEADAVNYFKIKSIEYIEVNKKYNLINSLSKEDAKSVISFLLDSPHPKFDSVFISSLTLEKQKIAKEFLSKNASDMNYYIQDTDGYANLRKDKNSSSKILQKINTGEKVKVLNQSGDWWLVISQEGKKGYVHKSRIKSKKSP; encoded by the coding sequence ATGAAAAATATATTACTATTCATTTTTTTACTAATCACGCTCACCTGCCATTCTCAGGATAGAAAATATGCTGAGAATGGTCTTATAAAACTCAAAAAGTCTTTTTCAAATAAAAAAGAAAAAGATTTTCTGGAGAATTTCCCAAAGGACTTTCAAACCTTTAAAAATACATTTGGCTGGGATGATGAAAAAGACTCAGCTGAGCCGCTTTACGATAATTCCGGTGCTTATATTGACTATTGGTTTTCTTTATTACAAAAACCACAGTACAGGCATCATGAAACCTCTATTACAACGATTTCAAAAAATGGGAAATGGGAAGCTGATGCAGTCAATTATTTTAAGATAAAAAGTATAGAATACATTGAAGTGAATAAGAAATACAACCTGATTAATTCCTTATCAAAAGAAGATGCTAAATCGGTAATTTCATTTTTATTGGATTCTCCTCATCCTAAGTTTGATAGTGTATTCATTTCCAGTCTTACCCTAGAAAAACAGAAAATCGCAAAAGAATTTTTATCCAAAAATGCTTCAGATATGAACTATTACATTCAGGATACTGACGGCTATGCTAATCTAAGAAAGGATAAAAATTCTTCTTCCAAAATTCTACAAAAGATAAACACGGGTGAAAAAGTGAAGGTTTTAAACCAAAGTGGAGATTGGTGGCTGGTTATTTCCCAAGAAGGCAAAAAGGGATATGTTCACAAAAGCAGAATAAAAAGCAAAAAATCCCCGTAA
- a CDS encoding prephenate dehydrogenase, with protein sequence MKISIIGVGLIGGSMALKLKEKNIASFIYGIDNSQQHINEALDLKIIDAEADLEQGVKGSDLVILAIPVDAARKLLPSVLDLVSDHQTVMDAGSTKAGIVGAVKDHPKRSRFVAFHPMWGTENNGPKSAIAESFAGKAGVICNKEESAEDALNIVENIVNALEMHTIYMNAEDHDIHTAYISHISHITSYALANTVLEKEREEETIFQLASSGFSSTVRLAKSHPEMWVPIFKQNKENVLDVLNEHITQLRKFKSALEKENYEYLEELITNANRIRGILR encoded by the coding sequence ATGAAAATAAGTATTATTGGAGTAGGATTAATAGGAGGTTCAATGGCCTTGAAATTAAAAGAAAAAAACATCGCCAGCTTCATCTACGGAATTGATAACAGCCAACAACATATCAACGAAGCATTGGATTTAAAAATCATTGATGCCGAGGCAGATCTGGAACAGGGAGTAAAAGGTTCAGACCTTGTTATTCTTGCCATTCCGGTAGATGCTGCAAGAAAACTGTTACCTAGTGTTCTGGATCTTGTCTCAGATCATCAGACCGTCATGGATGCAGGTTCTACCAAGGCAGGAATCGTAGGTGCTGTGAAAGACCATCCGAAACGTTCAAGGTTTGTAGCCTTTCACCCGATGTGGGGTACTGAAAACAACGGACCTAAATCTGCCATTGCAGAGAGTTTCGCAGGAAAGGCAGGAGTAATCTGCAACAAAGAAGAATCAGCTGAAGATGCATTGAACATAGTTGAAAACATTGTGAACGCCCTTGAAATGCATACCATCTACATGAATGCAGAAGATCACGATATTCACACCGCTTACATTTCCCATATTTCCCATATTACATCGTATGCTCTTGCCAACACGGTTTTGGAAAAGGAACGTGAAGAAGAAACCATCTTCCAGCTTGCCAGCTCCGGGTTCTCCAGTACCGTACGTCTTGCCAAATCACATCCTGAAATGTGGGTTCCTATCTTTAAACAGAACAAAGAAAATGTGCTGGATGTTTTGAATGAACATATCACTCAGCTCAGAAAATTCAAGTCTGCTTTAGAAAAAGAAAACTATGAATACCTGGAAGAATTGATTACCAACGCCAACAGAATCAGAGGAATACTAAGATAA